A window of Tautonia plasticadhaerens contains these coding sequences:
- a CDS encoding glycosyltransferase family 2 protein has product MDPRISVVIATRDRRGRLGATLDWLRALPESPRVILVDNGSRDGTADLVRDAYPEVRLVALGRNLGAAARNVGVREADSAYVAFSDDDSWWASGALRIAADRLDDHPTLALVAARVLVEPSGRIDPTCLEMASSPLPRHEGLPGSPVLGFLACGAVVRRSAFLEVGGFEARFGVGGEEELLAIDLAASGWGLCYCDDVVAHHHPVASGPRPGRRRVQYRNALWSAWLRRPLWSAMHGTARLAAAGYRDPDARAALRDALSGLPWVIRRRRPIPPEVERALLALGR; this is encoded by the coding sequence ATGGATCCTCGGATCTCGGTCGTGATCGCGACCCGTGATCGGCGGGGACGGCTCGGGGCGACGCTCGACTGGCTGCGGGCCCTCCCGGAGTCTCCTCGCGTCATCCTGGTCGACAACGGCTCCCGGGACGGGACGGCCGATCTCGTTCGGGACGCGTACCCCGAGGTCCGGCTGGTCGCGCTCGGGAGGAATCTCGGCGCCGCGGCCCGCAACGTGGGCGTGCGGGAGGCCGACTCGGCCTACGTCGCATTCAGCGACGACGACTCCTGGTGGGCGTCGGGAGCGTTGAGGATCGCGGCCGATCGCCTCGACGACCACCCGACGCTCGCCCTGGTCGCGGCCCGCGTGCTCGTCGAGCCATCGGGCCGGATCGACCCGACCTGCCTGGAAATGGCCTCCAGCCCGTTGCCGCGCCACGAAGGCCTGCCGGGCTCTCCGGTCCTCGGATTCCTCGCATGCGGCGCGGTCGTCCGCCGGTCCGCGTTCCTGGAGGTCGGCGGCTTCGAGGCCCGCTTCGGGGTCGGTGGTGAGGAGGAGCTGCTCGCGATCGACCTGGCGGCATCCGGGTGGGGCCTCTGCTATTGCGACGACGTCGTCGCGCACCACCACCCGGTGGCCTCCGGCCCGAGGCCGGGGCGACGCCGCGTCCAGTACCGCAACGCGCTCTGGTCGGCCTGGCTCCGACGGCCGCTCTGGTCCGCGATGCATGGCACCGCCCGCCTCGCCGCGGCCGGCTACCGGGATCCGGATGCTCGAGCCGCGTTGCGAGACGCCCTCTCGGGGCTCCCCTGGGTCATCCGCCGCCGCCGCCCGATCCCCCCCGAGGTCGAGCGGGCCCTGCTCGCGCTCGGACGCTGA
- a CDS encoding glycosyltransferase family 9 protein, with product MAIFRALQLGDMLCAVPALRAFRAALPDAELVLIGLPWAKSFASRFRRYLDGFREFPGFPGLPERAPEVGRIPGFFSELQAERFDLAVQMHGSGLLTNPLVERIGAGRCAGFFRLGGRCPDPETFMPWPEEGLEVRRLLRLPEYLGAPPRGEELEFPLDESDARSLREALGEEELGPMRYCCIHAGASVPGRCWPPGRFAAVAETLSRCGLKVVLTGTASEADRARAVARGLRGPFLDMTGRTGLGALGALLSGARLLICNDTGVSHVAAALRVPSVVLSTGDNPSRWAPADSRLHRVLCPAPDVHPGAVIAEAEDLLRLGRVGPGRRSPGTLQPFTIAGE from the coding sequence GTGGCCATCTTCCGGGCGCTTCAGCTGGGCGACATGCTCTGCGCCGTCCCGGCCTTGCGGGCGTTCCGGGCGGCGCTGCCCGATGCCGAGCTGGTCCTGATCGGCCTCCCCTGGGCGAAATCCTTCGCCTCCCGGTTCCGCCGGTATCTCGACGGTTTCCGCGAGTTCCCCGGCTTCCCGGGGCTGCCCGAGCGTGCCCCGGAGGTCGGCCGCATCCCCGGGTTCTTCTCCGAGTTGCAGGCCGAGCGGTTCGACCTGGCGGTCCAGATGCACGGCAGCGGGCTGCTGACCAACCCCCTGGTGGAGCGGATCGGCGCCGGACGGTGCGCGGGTTTCTTCCGGCTTGGCGGACGCTGCCCCGACCCGGAGACGTTCATGCCCTGGCCGGAGGAGGGACTGGAGGTCCGCCGCCTGCTCCGGCTCCCGGAATATCTCGGGGCGCCTCCCCGGGGCGAGGAGCTGGAATTCCCCCTGGACGAGTCTGATGCGCGGTCGCTCCGCGAGGCGCTCGGGGAAGAGGAACTGGGGCCGATGCGCTATTGCTGCATTCATGCGGGAGCGAGCGTCCCCGGGCGCTGCTGGCCGCCCGGGCGCTTCGCCGCCGTGGCCGAAACCCTGTCTCGGTGCGGCCTGAAGGTTGTGCTGACCGGGACCGCGTCCGAGGCCGATCGAGCCCGGGCGGTGGCCCGCGGGTTGCGGGGGCCGTTTCTCGACATGACCGGGCGGACCGGCCTCGGCGCGCTGGGGGCCCTGCTGAGCGGGGCCAGGCTGCTGATCTGCAACGACACGGGCGTGTCCCACGTCGCGGCGGCCCTCCGCGTGCCGAGCGTCGTCCTCTCGACCGGGGACAACCCGAGCCGCTGGGCCCCCGCCGACTCCCGGCTCCACCGCGTCCTCTGCCCCGCACCTGACGTGCATCCGGGCGCAGTGATCGCCGAGGCCGAGGATCTCCTGCGGCTCGGGCGGGTCGGCCCCGGCCGCCGAAGTCCCGGGACGCTCCAACCATTCACGATCGCAGGCGAATGA
- a CDS encoding glycosyltransferase — protein MRIDMKPLRVLTWHVHGNYLLYLSRADVEFYLPVRPGGRDGYGGRGPTFPFPDRVRDVPAEAVRELEFDCVLYQSRRNFEVDRHEILSDRQMRLPRIYLEHDPPRAHPTDTRHWSDDPNGLLVHVTPFNDLMWDDGRTPSRVIEHGVFVPDGVRYTGEIDRGIVVVNHLLRRGRLLGADVFSRARAHIPLDLVGMDAESLGGLGEVRPPDLAAFEARYRFFFNPIRWTSLGLAIIEAMMIGLPIVGLATTELASVVENGVSGHVDTDLDRLIVQMRRLLDDPDEARRLGEGARRTARERFGIDRFARDWERAFADVTGRPASGRDRHRPASALASGGVR, from the coding sequence ATGAGGATCGACATGAAGCCACTCCGGGTCCTGACGTGGCACGTCCACGGCAACTACCTGCTCTACCTGTCGCGGGCGGATGTCGAGTTCTATCTGCCGGTCCGGCCCGGCGGGCGAGACGGCTACGGGGGGCGAGGGCCGACCTTTCCGTTTCCCGACCGCGTCCGAGACGTGCCGGCCGAGGCGGTCCGCGAGCTGGAGTTCGACTGCGTGCTGTACCAGTCGCGCCGGAACTTCGAGGTCGATCGTCACGAGATCCTGAGCGATCGCCAGATGCGACTGCCGCGGATTTACCTGGAGCACGACCCTCCCCGGGCGCACCCGACCGACACGAGACACTGGTCGGACGACCCCAACGGCCTGCTCGTCCACGTCACGCCCTTCAACGACCTGATGTGGGACGACGGCCGGACGCCGAGCCGGGTCATCGAGCACGGAGTCTTCGTGCCCGACGGGGTCCGGTACACCGGGGAGATCGACCGCGGGATCGTTGTGGTCAACCACCTCCTGCGTCGCGGTCGGCTGCTGGGGGCCGACGTCTTCTCCCGGGCCCGAGCCCACATCCCGCTCGACCTGGTCGGGATGGACGCCGAGTCGCTGGGCGGGCTGGGCGAGGTGCGGCCGCCGGACCTGGCGGCCTTCGAGGCCCGATACCGCTTCTTCTTCAACCCGATCCGGTGGACCAGCCTCGGCCTGGCGATCATCGAGGCGATGATGATCGGCCTGCCGATCGTCGGCCTGGCGACCACCGAGCTGGCATCGGTCGTCGAGAACGGCGTCTCGGGCCACGTCGACACCGATCTCGATCGCCTGATCGTGCAGATGCGACGCCTCCTCGACGACCCGGACGAGGCCCGAAGGCTCGGCGAGGGGGCCCGGCGGACCGCCCGGGAGCGGTTCGGCATCGATCGCTTCGCACGGGACTGGGAGCGGGCCTTCGCCGACGTCACCGGGAGGCCGGCATCGGGCCGGGACCGGCATCGGCCCGCGTCGGCGCTCGCCTCGGGAGGTGTGCGATGA
- a CDS encoding glycosyltransferase: MRRIALISDHASPLATLGGVDGGGQNVYVGQLARHLVARGDRVDIFTRRDAGNLPDIVPWGEGGRVIHVPAGPAGRVRKEELLPYMGEFIEFVLRHCRRRPYDLVHANFFLSALVAAEVKRVVETPFVVTFHALGRVRRLHQGGADAFPEERLAIEDRAVREADRIIAECPQDEDDLHILYGADPARIRTVPCGFDPDEFRPLSKPLARAMLGLDGHGPILLQLGRMVPRKGVDNVIRGLALLRNGSGIPARLLIVGGESSTPDPRLTPEIGRLMAIAEREGVADAVTFVGSRGRDALNAYYSAADVFITTPWYEPFGITPLEAMACGTPVVGSAVGGIRSTVQDGRTGYLVPPEDPPALAARLADLLGDPERLRAFGRRAVHVARSRYTWARVAESVSAVYEELIPSHYSGCARAWANRSTSSARPAFRPETPGIRPSS, from the coding sequence ATGAGGCGGATCGCCCTGATCAGCGACCACGCGTCTCCCCTGGCGACGCTCGGCGGCGTCGATGGCGGCGGCCAGAACGTCTACGTCGGCCAGCTTGCGCGGCACCTTGTCGCGCGAGGCGACCGCGTGGACATCTTCACCCGGCGCGACGCTGGCAACTTGCCCGACATCGTCCCCTGGGGCGAGGGGGGCCGCGTGATCCACGTCCCCGCCGGGCCGGCCGGCCGGGTGCGGAAGGAGGAGCTTCTGCCCTACATGGGCGAGTTCATCGAATTCGTCCTCCGGCACTGCCGGCGCCGTCCGTACGATCTCGTCCACGCGAACTTCTTCCTGTCGGCGCTGGTCGCGGCCGAGGTGAAGCGCGTGGTCGAGACGCCGTTCGTCGTCACCTTCCACGCGCTGGGCCGGGTCCGTCGGTTGCACCAGGGTGGGGCGGACGCCTTCCCCGAAGAGCGGCTCGCGATCGAGGACCGCGCCGTCCGCGAGGCCGACCGCATTATCGCCGAGTGCCCCCAGGACGAGGACGACCTGCACATCCTCTACGGTGCCGACCCGGCCCGGATCCGGACGGTCCCCTGCGGCTTCGACCCCGACGAGTTCCGGCCGCTCTCCAAGCCGCTGGCCCGGGCGATGCTCGGCCTCGACGGCCACGGGCCGATCCTGCTGCAGCTCGGCCGCATGGTCCCGCGCAAGGGGGTGGATAACGTCATCCGGGGCCTGGCCCTCCTCCGGAACGGCTCCGGGATCCCCGCCCGACTGCTGATCGTCGGCGGGGAGTCGAGCACCCCCGACCCGCGGCTCACGCCCGAGATCGGCCGGCTGATGGCGATCGCCGAACGGGAGGGGGTGGCCGACGCCGTGACCTTCGTCGGGAGCCGCGGCCGAGACGCCCTGAACGCCTACTACAGCGCCGCCGATGTCTTCATCACGACCCCGTGGTACGAGCCCTTCGGCATCACGCCGCTGGAGGCGATGGCCTGCGGCACGCCGGTCGTCGGCTCGGCGGTCGGGGGGATCAGGTCGACGGTCCAGGACGGCCGGACCGGGTACCTCGTCCCGCCGGAGGACCCGCCGGCGCTGGCCGCCCGGCTCGCCGACCTGCTGGGCGACCCGGAGCGGCTCCGGGCCTTCGGCCGCCGAGCCGTGCACGTCGCCCGATCCCGCTACACCTGGGCTCGGGTCGCCGAGTCCGTCTCCGCCGTTTACGAGGAGTTGATTCCCTCGCACTACTCGGGCTGCGCCCGAGCATGGGCGAACCGATCGACGTCGTCCGCCCGGCCGGCGTTCCGACCCGAGACGCCCGGGATCCGCCCGTCTTCCTGA
- a CDS encoding SDR family oxidoreductase → MSSLESKVAMVTGGGQGLGEAICRSLARAGATVVSADVREERARAVADAIRAEGGQASAVRLDVASEEQATEAIRRIVAERGRLDVLVNNAGVDLTVSVEDLSVADWGRILGVNLSGPFIMSKHAMKEMRSQGGGHIVNIVSTAAKRAWPNAAAYHASKWGLLGLSHALHAEARPHGVKVTAVVAGGMRTPFLLDRFPDLDPGVLQDPANVAETVRFVLTQPDETVIPEVMVIPMRETSWP, encoded by the coding sequence GTGAGCAGTCTTGAGTCGAAGGTCGCAATGGTCACCGGCGGCGGCCAGGGCCTCGGCGAGGCGATCTGCCGGTCGCTCGCCCGGGCCGGTGCGACCGTCGTGTCGGCCGACGTCCGCGAGGAACGTGCCCGGGCCGTCGCCGACGCGATCCGGGCCGAGGGCGGCCAGGCCTCGGCGGTCCGGCTCGACGTCGCGTCGGAGGAGCAGGCGACCGAGGCGATCCGCCGGATCGTCGCCGAGCGCGGCCGCCTCGACGTGCTCGTCAACAACGCCGGAGTCGACCTAACGGTCTCCGTCGAGGATCTGTCGGTCGCCGACTGGGGCCGCATCCTCGGGGTGAACCTGAGCGGCCCGTTCATCATGTCCAAGCATGCGATGAAGGAGATGAGGTCCCAGGGCGGCGGGCATATCGTCAACATCGTCTCCACCGCGGCCAAGCGGGCCTGGCCGAACGCGGCGGCCTACCACGCCAGCAAGTGGGGCCTGCTCGGGCTGAGCCATGCCCTGCACGCCGAGGCCCGGCCGCATGGCGTCAAGGTCACGGCCGTGGTGGCCGGCGGGATGCGGACGCCTTTCCTGCTCGACCGGTTCCCCGACCTCGACCCCGGGGTGCTCCAGGACCCGGCCAACGTCGCCGAGACGGTCCGGTTCGTGCTGACCCAGCCCGACGAGACGGTCATCCCGGAAGTGATGGTCATCCCCATGCGAGAGACTTCCTGGCCATGA
- a CDS encoding D-glycero-alpha-D-manno-heptose-1,7-bisphosphate 7-phosphatase, with protein MIRPTAPGDRAVFLDKDGTLIDDVPYNVDPALIRLAAGAPEGLRSLHEAGFRLIVVSNQSGVARGLFPEGALGPVRARVEELLAEAGVTLSGFSYCPHHPGGSVPGYAERCDCRKPRPGMLLEAARAMGIDLGRSWLVGDILDDVEAGRLAGCRTVLIDNGNETEWDLTPGRQPHHRAADLSEAARVILGDDLGPIRTRPPEDLP; from the coding sequence ATGATTCGACCCACTGCCCCGGGAGACCGGGCGGTCTTCCTCGACAAGGACGGGACCTTGATCGACGACGTCCCCTACAACGTCGACCCGGCGCTGATCCGGCTGGCTGCGGGCGCGCCGGAGGGGCTGCGATCCCTGCACGAGGCCGGCTTCAGGCTGATCGTCGTCTCGAACCAGTCGGGCGTGGCTCGGGGGCTTTTCCCAGAGGGCGCGCTCGGGCCGGTCCGGGCCAGGGTCGAGGAACTGCTGGCCGAGGCCGGCGTGACGCTCTCCGGCTTCTCCTACTGCCCGCACCACCCCGGCGGATCGGTCCCCGGGTATGCCGAGCGGTGCGATTGCCGGAAGCCCCGGCCGGGCATGCTCCTGGAGGCGGCTCGGGCGATGGGGATCGACCTCGGGCGGTCCTGGCTCGTGGGAGACATCCTGGACGACGTCGAGGCCGGCCGCCTCGCCGGCTGCAGGACCGTCCTGATCGACAACGGCAACGAGACCGAATGGGACCTGACTCCCGGCCGACAGCCGCACCACCGGGCCGCCGACCTGTCCGAGGCCGCCCGGGTCATCCTCGGCGACGATCTCGGGCCAATACGCACCAGACCTCCTGAGGACCTCCCATGA
- the rfaE2 gene encoding D-glycero-beta-D-manno-heptose 1-phosphate adenylyltransferase — MSLPLSELIDRFRGLEILVIGEAMLDSYLEGTTGRLCREAPVPIVALDGRHDAPGGAANTAVNSAALGARVRFLSVVGDDCEGDLLLRSLAGLGIDTADVLVEAGRRTLAKHRVVAASQLLVRFDQGDTGPLDSETERALIDRLIDLFPSCDAVIISDYGYGVLAPAVVETLTALQRRSPRVLVVDSKNLASYREVGPTAVKPNYEEAVQLLGGWRGGGSSRVEAISDRGESLLDQTGARMAAVTLDAEGAIVIDRGRPPYRTYAKPARHSQAAGAGDTFLAALGLALAAGAETPAAADLASAAGAVVVAREGTVSCSARDLRDQLAVEAKPATDASALAARLDEHRRLGRRIVFTNGCFDILHRGHVSYLSRAKALGDVLVVGVNSDDSIRRLKGPSRPINALEDRVQLLAALSCVDHIVPFGEDTPGDLILRVRPDVFVKGGDYTRERLPEAAIVEGYGGEVQILPFVADHSTTDIIERIRAVYGLAGKGVHSPRFDEFAPADGVADVRGGFA; from the coding sequence ATGAGCCTCCCCCTCTCCGAACTCATCGACAGGTTCCGCGGGCTCGAGATCCTCGTTATCGGCGAGGCGATGCTCGACTCCTACCTCGAGGGGACGACCGGGCGCCTCTGCCGGGAGGCCCCCGTGCCGATCGTCGCCCTGGACGGCCGCCACGACGCCCCCGGAGGCGCGGCAAACACCGCCGTCAACTCCGCCGCCCTCGGGGCCCGGGTCCGGTTCCTCTCGGTCGTCGGCGACGACTGCGAGGGGGACCTGCTGCTGCGGTCGCTCGCCGGGCTCGGGATCGACACGGCCGATGTCCTCGTCGAAGCGGGCCGTCGAACGCTGGCCAAGCACCGGGTCGTCGCCGCGTCGCAACTGCTCGTCCGGTTCGACCAAGGGGACACTGGCCCGCTCGACTCGGAGACCGAGCGGGCGCTGATCGATCGGCTGATCGACCTGTTCCCGAGCTGTGATGCCGTCATCATCTCGGACTACGGCTATGGCGTCCTCGCCCCGGCCGTTGTCGAGACCCTGACGGCGCTCCAGCGGCGATCGCCCCGCGTCCTGGTGGTGGACTCGAAGAATCTCGCCTCCTATCGCGAGGTCGGCCCGACCGCGGTCAAGCCGAACTACGAGGAGGCCGTTCAGCTGCTCGGGGGGTGGCGAGGCGGCGGTAGTTCCCGGGTCGAGGCGATCTCCGATCGGGGAGAATCCCTCCTCGACCAGACCGGCGCCCGGATGGCCGCGGTGACGCTTGACGCCGAGGGGGCAATCGTGATCGATCGCGGCCGGCCCCCTTACCGGACCTACGCGAAGCCGGCGAGGCACTCGCAGGCCGCCGGGGCGGGGGACACGTTCCTCGCCGCCCTCGGCCTCGCCCTGGCCGCCGGGGCGGAGACCCCCGCCGCCGCCGACCTGGCCTCGGCCGCCGGCGCAGTCGTGGTGGCGAGGGAGGGCACGGTCTCCTGCTCCGCACGGGATCTCCGCGACCAGCTCGCCGTCGAGGCCAAGCCGGCGACCGATGCCTCGGCGCTGGCGGCCCGTCTCGACGAACATCGGCGCCTCGGGCGCCGGATCGTCTTCACCAACGGCTGCTTCGACATCCTGCACCGCGGCCACGTCTCCTACCTGAGCCGGGCCAAGGCGCTGGGGGACGTGCTGGTCGTCGGCGTCAACTCCGACGACAGCATCCGAAGGCTCAAGGGGCCCAGCCGGCCGATCAACGCGCTGGAGGACCGTGTGCAACTGCTCGCTGCCCTGAGCTGCGTCGACCACATCGTCCCCTTCGGCGAGGACACGCCGGGCGACCTCATCCTGAGGGTCCGGCCCGACGTCTTCGTCAAGGGAGGCGACTACACCCGGGAACGGCTCCCCGAGGCCGCGATCGTGGAGGGATACGGGGGAGAGGTCCAGATCCTGCCCTTCGTCGCCGACCATTCCACGACCGACATCATCGAGCGCATCCGGGCGGTGTATGGCCTGGCCGGCAAGGGCGTGCACTCCCCCCGCTTCGACGAGTTCGCCCCGGCCGACGGGGTCGCCGACGTCCGGGGAGGGTTCGCATGA
- a CDS encoding glycosyltransferase family 9 protein encodes MSREAVWEQARHVLCVRLDALGDVLMTTPALRALRESAPGRRITLLTSPSGAAPGPMLPEVDEYMIYESPWMKSSPPGADGRADREMIERLRLRRFDAAVIFTVFSQNPLPAALMCHLADIPLRLAYCRENPYHLLTDRVAEPEPEQFVRHEVRRQLDLVASVGSRPSHERLSLRVPDDARCRVAGLLARLGFGDGGPWIVIHPGATAPSRRYPPEGFAEAARSLARDHGLRVVFTGSGPEGELVKSIRSAMGVPSGSLVGELGLAELAALIERAPLLIANNTGPVHVAAAVGTPVVDLYALTNLQHTPWAVPSRVLNRAVPCGPCYKSICPEGHHDCLRLVSPGEVVRAALELLGEPAARRPPAPRHDLRRFAHVHARD; translated from the coding sequence ATGAGCCGGGAGGCCGTCTGGGAGCAGGCCAGGCACGTGCTGTGCGTCCGGCTCGACGCCCTCGGCGACGTGCTGATGACGACCCCCGCGCTGCGGGCCCTCAGGGAATCAGCCCCGGGGCGGCGGATCACTCTTTTGACCTCTCCCTCGGGGGCGGCGCCCGGCCCGATGCTGCCCGAGGTCGACGAGTACATGATTTATGAGTCTCCCTGGATGAAGTCCTCGCCGCCGGGCGCGGACGGCCGGGCCGATCGGGAGATGATCGAACGGCTTCGCCTTCGGCGGTTCGACGCGGCCGTGATCTTCACCGTCTTCAGCCAGAACCCGCTGCCGGCAGCCCTGATGTGCCACCTGGCCGACATCCCACTCCGGCTGGCCTACTGCCGGGAGAACCCCTACCACCTGCTCACCGACCGGGTCGCCGAACCGGAGCCCGAGCAGTTCGTCCGCCACGAGGTCCGGCGCCAGCTCGACCTCGTCGCGTCGGTCGGCTCGAGGCCGTCCCATGAACGGCTCTCGCTCCGGGTGCCCGACGACGCCCGGTGCAGGGTTGCCGGGCTCCTGGCTCGCCTAGGGTTCGGCGACGGCGGGCCCTGGATCGTCATCCACCCAGGGGCCACGGCCCCCTCGCGTCGTTACCCTCCGGAGGGTTTCGCCGAGGCGGCCCGGAGCCTGGCGCGGGACCACGGCCTTCGGGTCGTCTTCACCGGGAGCGGCCCTGAGGGGGAACTGGTCAAGTCGATCCGATCGGCGATGGGAGTGCCCTCCGGCTCGCTCGTCGGCGAGCTGGGCCTGGCGGAGCTGGCCGCCCTGATCGAGCGGGCCCCGCTGCTGATAGCCAACAACACCGGGCCGGTCCATGTTGCCGCGGCGGTCGGGACACCCGTGGTGGACCTGTATGCCCTGACGAACCTCCAGCACACCCCCTGGGCCGTGCCAAGCAGGGTGCTCAACCGAGCGGTCCCGTGCGGGCCCTGCTACAAGAGCATCTGCCCCGAGGGGCACCACGATTGCCTTCGGCTCGTCTCGCCCGGCGAGGTGGTCCGGGCCGCGCTCGAACTGCTGGGAGAGCCCGCCGCTCGGCGGCCGCCGGCCCCTCGCCACGATCTTCGGAGGTTCGCCCATGTACACGCTCGGGATTAA
- a CDS encoding carbamoyltransferase family protein: MYTLGINAAYHDPAACLVDDGRVVAAAEDERFTHVKHGKRPVPFSTWELPFHAIEYCLREAGITLADVDHVAYSYDPYLLLGRRRNDATISLPMEPSAHPTPEEWEAAWDPLFLSSIVNAPRQLLDGVPHHLKDRFRDARSRGRFRWHFVAHHLAHAASAFHASPFDRAAVLTLDGRGERATTGYAVGRGAELEWLGQVHMPHSLGILYEELTEYLGFLRSSDEYKVMALASFGSPAFAPEFREMIRLGEDGQYTIEPPRLAERFGPVRQRGGPLEQRHYDLAHSLQVVLEDTVIELARWLHGASGCDDLCMAGGVALNCVMNARLRDRGPFRHIWIQPAAGDAGTALGAALWVDVRERPGSDRRWVMEHAFLGPSFEDDEIEGFLRWSKLPYRRLGDVPGEVADILERDRVIGWYQGRMEFGPRALGARSILASPIHAEMQAKLNEIKDREDFRPVAPVVLEEEASAWFAGAGVSPFMLFVHDVRPEKADRIPAVRHVDGTARIQTINQSQNPIYYDLLKAFQARTGVPVLINTSFNTRGEPIVCSPRDAVESFWTSPLDALVIGPFLLEKPEARQ; the protein is encoded by the coding sequence ATGTACACGCTCGGGATTAATGCCGCCTACCACGACCCGGCCGCATGCCTCGTCGACGATGGCCGGGTGGTCGCCGCGGCGGAGGACGAGCGCTTCACCCACGTCAAGCACGGCAAGCGGCCCGTCCCTTTCTCGACCTGGGAGCTGCCCTTCCACGCGATCGAATATTGCCTGAGAGAGGCGGGGATCACCCTGGCCGACGTCGACCACGTCGCCTACTCGTACGACCCGTACTTGCTGCTGGGCCGCCGGCGAAACGACGCGACGATCTCCCTGCCCATGGAGCCGAGCGCCCACCCCACCCCCGAGGAGTGGGAGGCGGCCTGGGATCCCCTGTTCCTCTCGTCGATCGTCAACGCCCCCCGGCAGCTACTCGACGGCGTCCCACACCACTTGAAGGACCGATTCCGGGACGCCCGCTCCCGAGGGCGGTTCCGCTGGCACTTCGTGGCGCACCACCTGGCGCACGCGGCCAGTGCCTTCCACGCCTCCCCGTTCGATCGCGCGGCCGTGCTCACCCTCGACGGCCGGGGAGAGCGGGCCACGACCGGCTACGCCGTCGGCCGGGGGGCCGAGCTGGAGTGGCTCGGGCAGGTTCACATGCCCCACTCGCTCGGCATCCTCTACGAGGAGTTGACCGAGTACCTCGGCTTCCTGCGCTCGTCGGACGAATACAAGGTGATGGCCCTGGCCTCCTTCGGCTCCCCCGCGTTCGCCCCGGAATTCCGGGAGATGATCAGGCTCGGCGAAGACGGCCAGTACACGATCGAGCCTCCCCGGCTGGCCGAGCGATTCGGCCCGGTCCGACAACGCGGCGGCCCCCTGGAGCAGCGGCATTACGACCTCGCGCACTCGCTCCAGGTCGTGCTCGAGGACACGGTGATCGAGCTGGCCCGATGGCTGCACGGGGCCTCGGGCTGCGACGACCTGTGCATGGCCGGAGGGGTCGCCCTGAACTGCGTGATGAACGCCCGGCTCCGGGACCGGGGGCCGTTCCGGCACATCTGGATCCAGCCGGCGGCCGGAGACGCCGGCACGGCCCTCGGCGCCGCGCTCTGGGTTGACGTCCGAGAGCGGCCGGGGAGTGACCGCCGATGGGTGATGGAACACGCCTTCCTCGGCCCGAGCTTCGAGGACGACGAGATCGAGGGCTTCCTCCGCTGGTCGAAGCTCCCGTATCGTCGCCTGGGCGACGTCCCCGGGGAGGTCGCCGACATCCTGGAGCGGGATCGCGTCATCGGCTGGTACCAGGGGCGCATGGAATTCGGCCCCCGGGCGCTCGGGGCGAGGTCGATCCTCGCCTCGCCGATCCACGCGGAGATGCAGGCGAAGCTCAACGAGATCAAGGACCGCGAGGATTTCCGGCCCGTGGCCCCGGTCGTGCTGGAGGAGGAGGCGAGCGCCTGGTTCGCCGGCGCCGGCGTCTCGCCCTTCATGCTCTTCGTCCACGACGTCCGGCCCGAGAAGGCCGACCGGATCCCGGCGGTCCGCCACGTCGACGGCACGGCCCGAATCCAGACGATCAACCAATCGCAGAATCCCATCTATTACGACCTATTGAAGGCATTCCAGGCCAGGACCGGGGTCCCCGTGCTGATCAACACCTCGTTCAACACCAGGGGAGAGCCGATCGTCTGCTCGCCCCGCGACGCGGTGGAGAGCTTCTGGACCTCGCCCCTGGACGCCCTGGTGATCGGCCCGTTCCTGCTCGAGAAGCCCGAGGCCCGGCAATGA
- a CDS encoding YybH family protein: protein MTFRETLDAHLNAIRRRDAEALMATLPAPGASIVLITAEGSLVRSVEEFEGMHRGWFSSTTWTLGAEPVELFESADLGVAVLRLDYRDEPPEGPLVRQSSYLTLVFARRDGRWAMVQDQNTPIRP from the coding sequence ATGACCTTCCGAGAGACGTTGGACGCCCACCTCAACGCCATCCGCCGTCGGGATGCCGAGGCCCTGATGGCCACCCTGCCGGCGCCCGGTGCGTCGATCGTCCTGATCACGGCCGAGGGGTCGCTGGTCCGATCGGTGGAGGAGTTCGAGGGGATGCACCGGGGCTGGTTCTCCTCGACGACGTGGACGCTGGGGGCCGAGCCCGTCGAGCTGTTCGAGTCGGCCGATCTCGGAGTCGCCGTGCTGAGGCTGGACTACCGAGACGAGCCCCCCGAGGGTCCACTCGTCCGGCAGTCCAGCTACCTGACGCTCGTCTTCGCCCGGCGAGACGGCCGCTGGGCGATGGTCCAGGACCAGAACACGCCAATCCGGCCGTGA